In Catharus ustulatus isolate bCatUst1 chromosome 28, bCatUst1.pri.v2, whole genome shotgun sequence, one DNA window encodes the following:
- the PHLDB1 gene encoding pleckstrin homology-like domain family B member 1 isoform X19, with protein sequence MLGSATPQCLGNMGTLSRRVPLGTRTRWQPVSSAIRRLQEGTMEASGRTPTSSTHRVQTVIQSSPLDLIDTGKGLKVQTEKPHLVSLGSGRLSTAITLLPLEEGRTTIGTAATDIILQGPGLAPQHCYIENVRGTLTLHPCGNACAIDGVPLQRPTHLTQGCTICLGQATFLRFNHPAEAKWIKSMIPAGSRSPSALYGLPGKSEALVNGGRQLSERGCHSHSSLVSSIEKDLQDIMDSLVLEESASPGIHKPPACGRSALSPVVNGGGRCLLSPPASPGAASGGSSYENFSPLSSPASSSSYTSPSLSSQEQGPAVPPPLPLRSSSYNHTVQPPTLPAGGSSEPWPADRLGDHRMGSPQLTPRVVPRPRVALQERPPSPFREPRDALAPGRQPPSKAAPEARLQPPESPRVARRNIESMRELPPLSPSLSRRAASPRVAPDTPSSQPRLGKEVPGSPRVRRKGPEESKGAGGPSPPMLAESPSRRPSFGTCLSPAYGLGSPAVPSPRQSPRSPRKPLGDLRLPAGSRERKNSITEISDNEDELLEYHRRQRQERVREQEMERLERQRLETILNLCAEYTKTDGMEPGDVHRLLAGDTDAGQWVPRGAMALDHAVEELQQRESLERLDEENLKEECSSTESTHHEHEKLTGPRAKEAQRLEEERASVLGHLDQLKGRVKELEQQLQETSREAEMERALLQGEREAEVVRLRQEQEAVQQLQEKLSSLDASIRKERDKERAKVDAERKELEQLQALYHESKSHLDKCPESMREQLQEQMRREAEALETEAKLFEDLEFQQLERESHLEEEREARGQQLLQSQAECQRSIARRKERVAALDAQAAQIQLQSAQEAERLARERSSILQLLQKEKEKLVSLERRYQLVTGGRSFPKMSSALREETLHISEPYELLEGTKPLSPLPAAAASLASPATYSYPKAQEEYMRLSDVFRFCSNAHGPSLDAKASAAAPAAAQRSFLLAVAPAADEYVTVEQLSGILGSLHTPAASLLGCTPLASSSGCAPPLPPLPSLPSPFVSAEPLSPDGAAAVGRPCVSPGS encoded by the exons ATGCTGGGAAGTGCGACCCCCCAGTGCCTGGGGAACATGGGCACCCTGTCTCGGAGGGTCCCGCTCGGCACCAGGACCAGGTGGCAG CCCGTGTCCAGTGCCATCCGACGTCTCCAAGAAGGTACCATGGAGGCATCTGGCAGGACCCCCACCAGCTCAACCCACAGAGTCCAGACTGTCATCCAG AGCAGCCCCCTGGACCTGATCGACACGGGCAAGGGGCTGAAAGTGCAGACGGAGAAGCCACATTTGGTGAGCCTGGGCAGCGGTCGCCTCAGCACTGCCATCACACTCCTGCCCTTGGAGGAAG GGAGGACAACCATTGGCACGGCTGCAACAGACATCATCCTGCAGGGCCCCGGGCTGGCACCCCAGCACTGCTACATCGAGAACGTGCGAGGGACGCTCACCCTGCACCCCTGTGGCAACGCCTGCGCCATCGATGGCGTGCCACTCCAGCGGCCCACGCACCTCACCCAAG GGTGCACCATCTGCCTGGGCCAGGCCACCTTCCTCCGCTTCAACCACCCTGCTGAGGCCAAGTGGATTAAGAGCATGATCCCAGCGGGGAGCAGAAGCCCATCGGCTCTCTACGGGCTACCAGGAA AATCAGAGGCCCTGGTGAATGGTGGCCGCCAGCTGTCAGAGCGTGGgtgtcacagccacagctcccttGTCAGCTCCATCGAGAAGGACCTGCAGGACATTATGGACTCGCTGGTGCTGGAGGAGTCTGCATCCCCGGGCATCCATAAGCCGCCTGCCTGTGGCCGATCCGCCCTCTCCCCTGTGGTGAATGGGGGTGGGCGCTGCCTCCTGTCtcctccagccagccctggggctgcctcagGGGGCTCCAGCTATGAGAacttttctcccctctcctccccagccagcagcagtagCTACACCAGCCCCTCACTCAGCAGCCAAGAGCAGGGCCCCGCCGTGCCGCCCCCCCTCCCTCTTCGCTCCTCCAGCTACAACCACACTGTCCAGCCACCCACTCTTCCTGCCGGGGGTTCTAGTGAGCCTTGGCCAGCTGACAGGCTCGGGGACCACCGGATGGGCAGCCCCCAGCTGACGCCCAGGGTGGTGCCACGGCCACGGGTGGCCCTGCAGGAGCGGCCCCCCAGTCCCTTCCGGGAGCCACGAGACGCTCTGGCCCCCGGCCGGCAGCCCCCCAGCAAGGCAGCCCCAGAGGCCCGGCTGCAGCCCCCTGAGAGCCCCCGGGTGGCCCGGAGGAACATTGAGAGCATGCGGGAGCTGCCTCCCCTGAGTCCCTCCTTGTCACGCCGGGCTGCCAGCCCCCGGGTGGCCCCTGACAccccctcctcacagccccGGCTGGGCAAGGAAGTGCCTGGCAGCCCCCGTGTCCGGCGCAAGGGCCCAGAGGAGTCGAAAGGTGCTGGGGGTCCCTCACCCCCAATGCTGGCAGAGAGCCCCTCACGCCGTCCCAGTTTCGGTACTTGCCTGAGCCCAGCGTATGGGCTGggctccccagctgtgccctcgCCCCGGCAGAGCCCCCGCTCCCCCAGGAAGCCTTTGGGGGACCTTCGGCTGCCAGCGGGGTCACGGGAGCGCAAGAACAGCATCACTGAGATCAGCGACAACGAGGATGAATTGCTGGAGTACCAtcggcggcagcggcaggagcGGGTTcgggagcaggagatggagcGCCTG GAGCGGCAGCGCCTGGAGACCATCCTGAACCTCTGTGCTGAGTACACCAAGACAGATGGCATGGAGCCAGGTGACGTGCACAGGCTCCTGGCTGGTGACACAGATGCTGGCCAGTGGGTGCCCAGGGGTGCCATGGCCCTGGACCATGCTGttgaagagctgcagcagagggagagCCTGGAGAGGTTGGATGAGGAGAACCTGAAGGAGgagtgcagcagcactgagagtACCCACCACGAG CACGAGAAGCTGACAGGCCCCCGGGCCAAGGAGGCGCAGCGGCTGGAGGAGGAGCGTGCCAGTGTCCTTGGACACCTGGACCAGCTGAAGGGCCGTGtcaaggagctggagcagcagctgcaggagacaTCGCGAGAG GCAGAGATGGAGCGGGCGCTGCTGCAGGGTGAGCGGGAGGCAGAGGTGGTGCggctgcggcaggagcaggaagccgtgcagcagctgcaggagaagctcTCCAGCCTGGATGCCAGCATCCGCAAGGAGCGGGACAAG GAAAGGGCAAAGGTTGATGCTGAAAGGAAGGAGCTAGAGCAACTCCAGGCGCTTTACCATGAGTCGAAGAGCCACCTTGATAAGTGCCCCGAGTCAATGCGGGAGCAATTGCAGGAGCAGATGCGAAGG GAGGCAGAGGCACTGGAGACGGAGGCCAAGCTGTTTGAGGACCTGGagttccagcagctggagcGAGAGAGCCACCTGGAAGAGGAGCGCGAGGCACgaggccagcagctcctgcagagccaggctgagtGCCAGCGCAGCATTGCCCGCAGGAAG gagcgggtggctgccctggatgcCCAGGCTGCCCAGATTCAGCTTCAGAGTGCCCAGGAGGCTGAGCGCCTGGCCAGGGAGCGaagcagcatcctgcagctcctgcagaag gagaaggagaagctCGTGTCTCTGGAGAGGCGATACCAGCTCGTCACAGGTGGCAGAAGCTTTCCTAAAATGTCATCAGCTCTCCGAGAG GAGACCCTCCACATCTCAGAACCTTATGAGCTGTTGGAGGGAACTAagcccctgagccccctgccagcagcagctgcctccttAGCTTCTCCTGCCACCTACTCCTATCCCAAGGCACAAGAG GAGTACATGAGGCTGTCTGACGTTTTCAGGTTCTGCAGTAATGCACATGGCCCCAGCCTGGACGCTaaagcttctgctgctgcccctgctgccgCTCAGCGCTCTTTCTTGCTTGCTGTAGCTCCCGCAGCCGATGAG TACGTGACCGTTGAGCAACTCTCGGGTATCCTGGGCAGCCTCCACacccctgctgcttccctgctggGCTGTACCCCTCTGGCTTCTTCATCAGGCTgtgctcctcctcttcctcctcttccatctctcccttctcccttcgTCTCTGCAGAG CCTCTCTCTccagatggagcagcagctgttggGAGGCCCTGTGTGTCTCCCGGCTCTTGA
- the PHLDB1 gene encoding pleckstrin homology-like domain family B member 1 isoform X14, translating into MLGSATPQCLGNMGTLSRRVPLGTRTRWQPVSSAIRRLQEGTMEASGRTPTSSTHRVQTVIQSSPLDLIDTGKGLKVQTEKPHLVSLGSGRLSTAITLLPLEEGRTTIGTAATDIILQGPGLAPQHCYIENVRGTLTLHPCGNACAIDGVPLQRPTHLTQGCTICLGQATFLRFNHPAEAKWIKSMIPAGSRSPSALYGLPGKSEALVNGGRQLSERGCHSHSSLVSSIEKDLQDIMDSLVLEESASPGIHKPPACGRSALSPVVNGGGRCLLSPPASPGAASGGSSYENFSPLSSPASSSSYTSPSLSSQEQGPAVPPPLPLRSSSYNHTVQPPTLPAGGSSEPWPADRLGDHRMGSPQLTPRVVPRPRVALQERPPSPFREPRDALAPGRQPPSKAAPEARLQPPESPRVARRNIESMRELPPLSPSLSRRAASPRVAPDTPSSQPRLGKEVPGSPRVRRKGPEESKGAGGPSPPMLAESPSRRPSFGTCLSPAYGLGSPAVPSPRQSPRSPRKPLGDLRLPAGSRERKNSITEISDNEDELLEYHRRQRQERVREQEMERLERQRLETILNLCAEYTKTDGMEPGDVHRLLAGDTDAGQWVPRGAMALDHAVEELQQRESLERLDEENLKEECSSTESTHHEHEKLTGPRAKEAQRLEEERASVLGHLDQLKGRVKELEQQLQETSREAEMERALLQGEREAEVVRLRQEQEAVQQLQEKLSSLDASIRKERDKERAKVDAERKELEQLQALYHESKSHLDKCPESMREQLQEQMRREAEALETEAKLFEDLEFQQLERESHLEEEREARGQQLLQSQAECQRSIARRKERVAALDAQAAQIQLQSAQEAERLARERSSILQLLQKEKEKLVSLERRYQLVTGGRSFPKMSSALREETLHISEPYELLEGTKPLSPLPAAAASLASPATYSYPKAQEVYRAKTEGGAGVLTPRMKSGTPSSSQINLSMLERSPSPKLTTCCPAQGPPSPAGSLSRNLVATLQDIETKRQLALQQKAKLLPAEPLQPGNLPGRQVIEEQKRRLAELKQKAAAEAQSQWEALHGQPPFPTAFPRLVHHSILHHHRPHGAGPRSEELDHAYDTLSLESSDSMETSISIGNNSACSPDNISSASGMETGKIEEMEKMLKEAHEEKSRLMESREREMELRQQALEDERWRREQLERRLQDETARRQKLVEKEVKLREKHFSQARPLTRYLPIRKEDFNLRLHIESSGHNVDTCYHIILTEKMCKGYLVKMGGKIKSWKKRWFVFDRMKRTLSYYVDKHETKLKGVIYFQAIEEVYYDHLRSAAKSPNPPLTFCVKTHDRLYYMVAPSAEAMRIWMDVIVTGAEGYTQFMN; encoded by the exons ATGCTGGGAAGTGCGACCCCCCAGTGCCTGGGGAACATGGGCACCCTGTCTCGGAGGGTCCCGCTCGGCACCAGGACCAGGTGGCAG CCCGTGTCCAGTGCCATCCGACGTCTCCAAGAAGGTACCATGGAGGCATCTGGCAGGACCCCCACCAGCTCAACCCACAGAGTCCAGACTGTCATCCAG AGCAGCCCCCTGGACCTGATCGACACGGGCAAGGGGCTGAAAGTGCAGACGGAGAAGCCACATTTGGTGAGCCTGGGCAGCGGTCGCCTCAGCACTGCCATCACACTCCTGCCCTTGGAGGAAG GGAGGACAACCATTGGCACGGCTGCAACAGACATCATCCTGCAGGGCCCCGGGCTGGCACCCCAGCACTGCTACATCGAGAACGTGCGAGGGACGCTCACCCTGCACCCCTGTGGCAACGCCTGCGCCATCGATGGCGTGCCACTCCAGCGGCCCACGCACCTCACCCAAG GGTGCACCATCTGCCTGGGCCAGGCCACCTTCCTCCGCTTCAACCACCCTGCTGAGGCCAAGTGGATTAAGAGCATGATCCCAGCGGGGAGCAGAAGCCCATCGGCTCTCTACGGGCTACCAGGAA AATCAGAGGCCCTGGTGAATGGTGGCCGCCAGCTGTCAGAGCGTGGgtgtcacagccacagctcccttGTCAGCTCCATCGAGAAGGACCTGCAGGACATTATGGACTCGCTGGTGCTGGAGGAGTCTGCATCCCCGGGCATCCATAAGCCGCCTGCCTGTGGCCGATCCGCCCTCTCCCCTGTGGTGAATGGGGGTGGGCGCTGCCTCCTGTCtcctccagccagccctggggctgcctcagGGGGCTCCAGCTATGAGAacttttctcccctctcctccccagccagcagcagtagCTACACCAGCCCCTCACTCAGCAGCCAAGAGCAGGGCCCCGCCGTGCCGCCCCCCCTCCCTCTTCGCTCCTCCAGCTACAACCACACTGTCCAGCCACCCACTCTTCCTGCCGGGGGTTCTAGTGAGCCTTGGCCAGCTGACAGGCTCGGGGACCACCGGATGGGCAGCCCCCAGCTGACGCCCAGGGTGGTGCCACGGCCACGGGTGGCCCTGCAGGAGCGGCCCCCCAGTCCCTTCCGGGAGCCACGAGACGCTCTGGCCCCCGGCCGGCAGCCCCCCAGCAAGGCAGCCCCAGAGGCCCGGCTGCAGCCCCCTGAGAGCCCCCGGGTGGCCCGGAGGAACATTGAGAGCATGCGGGAGCTGCCTCCCCTGAGTCCCTCCTTGTCACGCCGGGCTGCCAGCCCCCGGGTGGCCCCTGACAccccctcctcacagccccGGCTGGGCAAGGAAGTGCCTGGCAGCCCCCGTGTCCGGCGCAAGGGCCCAGAGGAGTCGAAAGGTGCTGGGGGTCCCTCACCCCCAATGCTGGCAGAGAGCCCCTCACGCCGTCCCAGTTTCGGTACTTGCCTGAGCCCAGCGTATGGGCTGggctccccagctgtgccctcgCCCCGGCAGAGCCCCCGCTCCCCCAGGAAGCCTTTGGGGGACCTTCGGCTGCCAGCGGGGTCACGGGAGCGCAAGAACAGCATCACTGAGATCAGCGACAACGAGGATGAATTGCTGGAGTACCAtcggcggcagcggcaggagcGGGTTcgggagcaggagatggagcGCCTG GAGCGGCAGCGCCTGGAGACCATCCTGAACCTCTGTGCTGAGTACACCAAGACAGATGGCATGGAGCCAGGTGACGTGCACAGGCTCCTGGCTGGTGACACAGATGCTGGCCAGTGGGTGCCCAGGGGTGCCATGGCCCTGGACCATGCTGttgaagagctgcagcagagggagagCCTGGAGAGGTTGGATGAGGAGAACCTGAAGGAGgagtgcagcagcactgagagtACCCACCACGAG CACGAGAAGCTGACAGGCCCCCGGGCCAAGGAGGCGCAGCGGCTGGAGGAGGAGCGTGCCAGTGTCCTTGGACACCTGGACCAGCTGAAGGGCCGTGtcaaggagctggagcagcagctgcaggagacaTCGCGAGAG GCAGAGATGGAGCGGGCGCTGCTGCAGGGTGAGCGGGAGGCAGAGGTGGTGCggctgcggcaggagcaggaagccgtgcagcagctgcaggagaagctcTCCAGCCTGGATGCCAGCATCCGCAAGGAGCGGGACAAG GAAAGGGCAAAGGTTGATGCTGAAAGGAAGGAGCTAGAGCAACTCCAGGCGCTTTACCATGAGTCGAAGAGCCACCTTGATAAGTGCCCCGAGTCAATGCGGGAGCAATTGCAGGAGCAGATGCGAAGG GAGGCAGAGGCACTGGAGACGGAGGCCAAGCTGTTTGAGGACCTGGagttccagcagctggagcGAGAGAGCCACCTGGAAGAGGAGCGCGAGGCACgaggccagcagctcctgcagagccaggctgagtGCCAGCGCAGCATTGCCCGCAGGAAG gagcgggtggctgccctggatgcCCAGGCTGCCCAGATTCAGCTTCAGAGTGCCCAGGAGGCTGAGCGCCTGGCCAGGGAGCGaagcagcatcctgcagctcctgcagaag gagaaggagaagctCGTGTCTCTGGAGAGGCGATACCAGCTCGTCACAGGTGGCAGAAGCTTTCCTAAAATGTCATCAGCTCTCCGAGAG GAGACCCTCCACATCTCAGAACCTTATGAGCTGTTGGAGGGAACTAagcccctgagccccctgccagcagcagctgcctccttAGCTTCTCCTGCCACCTACTCCTATCCCAAGGCACAAGAG GTCTATCGTGCAAAAACAGAGGGTGGTGCAGGTGTCCTCACCCCTCGGATGAAGAGTGGGACCCCTTCATCCTCGCAGATCAACCTCTCCATGCTGGAGCGCAGCCCCTCACCCAAG CTGACCACCTGCTGTCCTGCCCAGGGCCCCCCAAGCCCAGCGGGCAGCCTGTCCCGCAACCTGGTGGCCACGCTGCAGGACATCGAGACCAAGCGccagctggccctgcagcagaAGG CCAAgcttctcccagcagagcccttgCAACCGGGCAATCTACCAG GTCGGCAGGTGATTGAGGAGCAGAAACGGcgcctggcagagctgaagcAGAAAGCGGCTGCTGAGGCGCAGTCCCAGTGGGAAGCCCTGCATGGGCAGCCCCCCTTCCCCACTGCCTTCCCCCGGCTCGTGCACCACTCCATCCTCCACCACCACCGTCCCCATGGTGCTGGGCCCCGGTCCGAGGAGCTGGACCATGCGTACGACAcactcagcctggagagctcaGACAGCATGGAGACCAGCATCTCCATTGGCAACAACTCCGCCTGCTCACCTGACAACATTTCCAG TGCCAGCGGGATGGAGACAGGGAAGATTGAGGAGATGGAGAAGATGCTGAAGGAGGCACACGAGGAGAAGTCGCGGTTGATGGAGTCCCGG GAGCGGGAAATGGAGCTGCGTCAGCAGGCGCTGGAGGATGAGCGCTGGCGCCGGGAGCAGCTGGAACGCCGACTGCAGGACGAGACTGCGCGGAGGCAGAAACTGGTGGAGAAGGAAGTCAAACTGCGAGAGAAGCACTTCTCACAG GCTCGTCCCCTGACACGGTACCTCCCCATCCGCAAGGAGGATTTCAACCTGCGGCTGCACATCGAGTCCTCAGGCCACAACGTTGACACCTGCTACCACATCATCCTGACGGAGAAGATGTGCAAGGGCTACCTGGTCAAGATGGGCGGGAAGATCAAATCTTGGAAGAAGCGCTGGTTTGTCTTTGACCGCATGAAGCGCACCCTCTCATACTATGTGG ATAAACATGAGACAAAGCTGAAGGGTGTTATCTACTTCCAAGCCATCGAAGAGGTTTACTACGATCACCTCCGCAGTGCTGCAAAG AGCCCCAACCCTCCGCTCACTTTCTGTGTCAAGACCCACGACCGACTCTACTACATGGTGGCACCGTCAGCTGAGGCCATGCGCATCTGGATGGACGTCATTGTCACAGGGGCAGAGGGTTACACCCAGTTCATGAACTGA